In the Clostridium gelidum genome, TGGATTACCAGAACTCGTATATACCCTTTTTACTTCACCATCCATTTTAGCAACAACTTGATTAAATAATTTTTTTTCTGTAGCTGGCGGATTTACCTTTTCTTTTATAACAAGCTTTAGAGTTGATCCCTCTACTCTAATTCTAATCCACATTATTTGATTATTTAAATCTTCCATCTTTTTTTCTATTGCATATACATCTATTTGTGACTTATTAAGACCCGGCTTAATTCCAATTGATGAAAGTTGTTGCCTTATTTCAAAAGGACTTAAATTTCTTTGTGTTTGTATATCTATAGCCCATATATAATTAGATAATATATATATAACTATAAAAAATATCACGGCTCCAATAACCAAAGAAACTTTCCTTTTCATTTTCATAAGTAACACTATTATACCACTTTTCTTAACTATTCTAACTTTTCCTTTATACTTTTTAATTAACATCTCAGCTTCTTTATAGTCTTTAAAATATATACTAACTCTAATTGTCATCAAATCAATTTTAATAATATTACAAGTATAAATTTCATTATTCCAAAGTATATTTAATATTTTCTCTGGCATTAAAGCACTAACTTCTATGGTTATTTGTCCTAAACTTAGCTTGTTAAATATCATATTTTACCTCTCATATGAAATACCATTAAAAATTCCACTTATGGTAATGCTTGTTTCTGCAATGAAAAGTATCTCAAATCCTTTCCCTTCTATTATGATAGCGCCAATCCTAGAATTTATTTTAACCACATTAGTTTCAAAAAATATAATGCCTTTATGATTTTCAATTGTTATTTCTCTATTTCCTACAACTATAATCTTTGGTAGATCCAGTGAAATATCACGTGGAAAATCTAATTTATTAAGTACTTTTTCTTTTCCATTCTGAAAT is a window encoding:
- the yqfC gene encoding sporulation protein YqfC, with the translated sequence MEEKFQNGKEKVLNKLDFPRDISLDLPKIIVVGNREITIENHKGIIFFETNVVKINSRIGAIIIEGKGFEILFIAETSITISGIFNGISYER
- the yqfD gene encoding sporulation protein YqfD, which codes for MIFNKLSLGQITIEVSALMPEKILNILWNNEIYTCNIIKIDLMTIRVSIYFKDYKEAEMLIKKYKGKVRIVKKSGIIVLLMKMKRKVSLVIGAVIFFIVIYILSNYIWAIDIQTQRNLSPFEIRQQLSSIGIKPGLNKSQIDVYAIEKKMEDLNNQIMWIRIRVEGSTLKLVIKEKVNPPATEKKLFNQVVAKMDGEVKRVYTSSGNPAVVPGDIVKTGDDLILPIQGREGFEQEVKPKGTVIANTFYEKFMEVQISGEKLERTGEKNNDIYLSFYGKKFYLKKAINQFQYYDKIEEKDGVINKIIYFKKKGKTVNLDRENTIKEATQKLQESLRKTLSNDAKIMDSKTTVENIKDGKILVKVIFTVEQDIARNIS